In Truepera sp., the sequence TTCTCGGCTGCGAGGGCAACGGTGGCGCTCGACTCCTCGAACTCCATGACCGCGCCGTCCTTGCCGAACTCGCGGAGGTAAGCCTTCACGGTTTCCAACGACATCCGCCGACGATAACCGACCGCGGGCGCCACGGCCGTCGGTTATCCTCTCGCCCATGACCCTGCGCCGCCGCGAGCGCATCCACGACGTACTAGCCCACCGCCAGCCAGACCTGACCGTGCTCGCCGAGGAGGTGCACAAGCCGCACAACCTCTCCGCCGTCATCAGGAGCTGCGACGCCGTCGGCATCGGCACCGTGCACGCCGTGCGGCCGACGGGCGGCGTGGCCACGTTCAGTGCGACCAGCGCCAGCGCCGACAAGTGGGTCGAGCTGGTAGTCCACGAGGACATCACCACCGCCGTCGCCGGCCTCAAAGCGCTGGGCATGCGCGTCTACGCCGCCCACCTCTCCGAGGGGGCCATGGATTACCGCGCGGTCGACTACACGAAGCCCTGCGCCCTGTTGCTGGGCAACGAGAAGGAGGGCGTCAGCCCCGAGGCAGCGGAACTCGCGGACCAGCACGTGAAGATCCCCATGCTCGGCATGGTCCAGTCACTCAACGTCAGCGTGGCGGCGGCGGTGATCCTCTTCGAGGCCCAGCGGCAACGCCTGGCAGCGGGCATGTACGACCAGCCCAGACTGAGCGAGGACGAGATGCGCGAGCTCATGCGCAGGTGGTTGCCGAGGTGGGCCGACGAGGGAGAGAGCAGATGAGCAGGAAGTGGGGTGACGTACGGCAGGCGGCCGTTCGCGAAGGGTACCTGGACGAATCGAGGGTCGGCGAGCATAAGGACCGCATGCTCGCCGCGGTGCGCGCCCACAAGCTCGCGGAGGTCAGGACGAGCCATGGGTTGAACCAAGAGGAGATGGCGGAGCGCCTGCACATCTCGCAGTCTCGCGTGTCTCGTATCGAGCGTGGGCAACTGGATCAGTCGCAGATCTCGACCCTGCGGGCATACGTTGAGGCGCTGGGTGGCGAGCTAGAGGTATCGGCTCGGTTCGGCGACGACCGCATCACCCTCGGCTGAGTACGCTTGCTACCAAAGGCGTACCGCCCTGGCGGGCGTAGGCGGAGGGCGCCATAGGACCTGGTGGCCTATTGGGGCCGCCACCTTCGATGAGTTGCCGTTTTCTGGTTGTGCTGCCGTGGCAGCTCAGCAACCGCGGCATCAAGGAAAGATTCACTACGCCCGAACCCTACGAAGAGGATTCTGGCGCGTGATGGCACCGAATCGTAGAACCGGACGTCGCCATAAGCTCAGTAGTTCGGCATTACGTGAAGGCCACCCGTGCCGCCGCTCACGAGGCCCGGGGCGCGAGTCGACTAACCTCTACTCATGAACTTGTATCGGTCCGTTACGTTTCGTTCTCGAGGAAGCGCATCCGGCGTCGGCACCCTGGCACTCACGCTCCTGACGCTGCTGGCGCTCCTGTTAATGGGCCTCACCCAAGGCGCCCTCGCTCAGCGCCTGGTGCCCGTGGCCGACGGTCTCAAGCAGCCCGTTTCGATCACCAACGCGGGCGACTCGCGCCTCTTCGTCGTGCAGCAAGGCGGTATGGTCCGCATCGTCAAGGACGGGGCGCTCCTCAAAGATCCGTTCCTCGATATCTCGGACCGGACCAAGAGCGGTGGCGAGCGCGGCCTGCTCGGGCTGGCCTTCCCGCCCGACTACGCCACTAGCGGGCACTTCTACGTCTACTACACGGGGACGCGGGGCGAGAGCACCCTCTCGCGCTTCACCGTCACGCCGGGCAATCCGGACCGCGCAGACCCCACTTCCGAGGAGATCCTCCTTACGCAGGAGCAGCCATATTCGAACCACAACGGCGGTCAGTTGGCGTTCGGCCCCGACGGCTATCTCTACCTTGGCCTCGGTGACGGCGGCAGCGGCGGCGACCCGCAGGGCAACGGACAGAACCTCGGCGTGCTGCTCGGCAAGCTGCTCAGGCTGGACGTCTCGGGTGACAAGGGCTACAAGGTGCCGCCCTCCAACCCCTTCGTGGCCACTGCCGGCGCCCGGTCGGAGATCTGGGCCTATGGTCTGCGCAACCCGTGGCGCTTCTCCTTCGACCGCGAGACGGGCGACCTCTACATCGCCGACGTAGGCCAAAACGCCTACGAGGAAGTCGACTTCCAGCCGGCCGACTCTAAGGGCGGCGAGAACTACGGCTGGAACATCATGGAAGCCTCCCACTGCTTCGGGGCGTCCACCTGCGACCAGACCGGCCTCACCCTCCCCATCCTCGAGTACCCGCACGGGCCGCAGTGGGGCACCTCCATCAGCGGCGGTTACCTCTACCGCGGCGAGGCCGTGCCCGCCCTTGTCGGCCGCTACGTGTTCGCCGACTTCACGTCGGGCCGCGTGTGGAGCGCCGGCCCGGAGGACGGTTGGGAGTTGAAGCCCCTGTTCGAGACGGGGTTCAACGTCAGCACCTTCGGCGAGGACGCAGCGGGCGAGCTGTACGTAGCCGACTACACCAGCGGACTCATCTACCGGGTGGGGCCCTGAACCGCGGCCTCCACTGGCCTCGGGGACACCACACGTAGTCGCAGCCGGGCTCTCGCGCCGAGACGCTCGTCCGGGCCCGCATCGCCGGGCGAGCCTCGTGCCGCCTAGCCGGCTTCCGCCTGCAGGCGCTCGTAGGCGGCCATGGCCTCGCGGATAAGCGCGTAGGTGGCGTCCATGCCGTGCCAGTCTTCGACGACGGTCGTCTTGCCCTCGAGCTCCTTGTAGATCCGGAAGAAGTGCTCGATCTCGCGCAGGCGGTGGCGTGAGATGGAGTCGAGGTGACGGTTGCCGTCGTAGCGCGGGTCGTCGACCGGCACGGCGAGGATCTTCTGGTCGCGCCCCTTCTCGTCGCTCATCTCGAGGAACGCGAGGGGCCTGGCGCGCAGGACGGCGCCCGTGAAGGTCGGGCGGTTCGTGAGCACCAGGATGTCGAGCGGGTCGCCGTCGTCTGCGTGGGTGCTGGGGATGAAGCCGTAGTCGCCCGGGTAGTGCATGGGGCTGTAGAGGACCCGGTCGAGGCGGAACACGCCGTGCTCGGGGTCGTACTCGTACTTGTTCGAGGAGCCGCCCGGCACCTCGATCACCGCGTCCACCAGTTCGGGCGCGTCCTCGCCTGCGGACAGGTGATAGAAGTTGCTCATGGTGCCTCGCTTCCTTCGGGGCTGCGGCGGCTCGCTCCGCCGGCCACGACGCCCTTCAGCAGCGCCGCGGCCACGACCTCCTGTACCGCCACCGACAGCGCCGCCAACGGCACCTCCGGGCCGGTGCCCGTGGAGAGCACGAACGCCGAATCCCCGTCGAACACGGTGTGCGACGGCCGCGTGACGCGGGCGATGCCGACGTGGGCGCTGGTGGCCAACGCGTTGGCCTGCGCCTTGGTGATGGGCGCGTCGGTGGCCACCAACACCAGGGTGGTGTTGGCGCCGGGCATGGCTGCGAAGCCCTCTGCCGCCGCCAGCCCAAGCATGCCCGGCAGGCCCGCCACCAGCTCACCCGTATCGGGGTCGATGACGTTGCCCATGGCGTTGCTTATGCCGATGGCGGCAACGACCGCGCCCCCGAGCCACGCGGCGTGGCTGCCTAGGCCGCTGCCGGTGGCGAAGGGGTAGCCTCGCAGCTTTCCGACGGTGGCCCCAGTCCCCGCGCCAACGCGGCCCTGCTCCACGGGAGCGGCGCTCGCCGCCTCGGCAGCGGCCCTGCCCGCGGCTGCGTCAGGCCGCACGGTGGCCGAACCCACTCCAAGGTCGAACAGCACGGCGGCGGGCACGATGGGCACGCGGGCCACGCCGGCGTCGGTGCCGCGGCCGCGCTCCTCCAGCCAGTTCATGACCCCGTCAGCGGCCGCGAGCCCGTAGGCGCTGCCGCCCGTGAGCACCACGGCGTCGATGGCCTCCACGGTCTTGTCCGGCTGCAGCAGCACGTACTCGCGCGACCCGGGTGCCGGCCCAAGGGCCACGCCGGAGCCCACGCAGCCGCCCTCGGGCGTGAGCACCACGGTGCAGCCGGTGCGAGCGGCCAGGTCGGTGTAGTGGCCCACGCGGATGCCCGCCACCGCCGTAAGCGTCTCGTTCGTTGCCGGGCCGGCCATCAGCCCGGGGCCTTCAGGTACTTGGCGACGTCCTCGGGGTTGACCTCTATTATCTCGACGCGTTCCGGGGGCGTGTCGGCCTCGGCGCGCAGGCCGGTGGCCGTGTCGATGGGCAGTTTGACCTTCACGGCCGTGCCGACGCCGGTCGTCGAGAGTTGATCCGTCTCGCGGAAGGCGGCCCTTACGCCGCCCGAGTCGACGGCGCCCGACTTGAGGTCGAGGGTGTGGAACTCGATTCCGGGTGGCACGGGGAAACCGTCCGGCGACGACGGACGCCCACGCAGCGCCGCCGTCACGAAGTCGTTCCAGGCGTAGATGGGCTGCCGCGAGCTGTTGACGGCGTCGGTGTTGCCGTTGGAGAGCGTCATGCGGCTCGGCAGGCTGCTCGAGTCGTCGTTGCCGATCCACACGGAGGCCACGAGGCCGGGGGTCATGCCAACGAACCAGATGTCGACCTCGTCGTTGGTGGTGCCGGTCTTGCCGGCTATCCAGCGGCCGGGAACCTGGGCGCGGTTTGAGAGGCCGTAGGCCGGGTCGCGGTCGACCACGTTGCCGTGCAGCATGTCGAGCATGATGTAGGCCGTCTGCTCGCTCCACACGCGCGCGGAGCGGGGCTCCGCCTGGTAGAGCACGTTGCCGTCGGCGTCCTCGACGCGCTCTATGAAGTAGGGCTCGGTGTACACGCCGCCGTTGGCGAACGCGGCCATGGCTGCGGTGTGCTGCAGCGGGGTGGTCTCGAAGGTTCCAAGCGCCATGGAGTAGTAGGGCGCCACGTTGTAGCCGAGCTCGCGCGCCTTCTCGGCCACGGCGTCCGCCCCGGCCGCCTCCAGCGTCTTGACCGCGGGGATGTTGCGGCTGCGGTTGAGGCTCGCCCGGATGGTCTGGTAACCGTCGAACAGGTGATCGTGGTTGCCGGGCTCGTAAGGCGGTTGGCCCCTCACGGTGAACTTGGTGGGTTCGTCGACCAGGATGGTCGCCTGGTTCATCGCGCCCTGCTCGATGGCGGTGGCGTAGACGATCGGCTTGAAGGAGCTGCCGGGTTGGCGCAACGCCATGGTGGCGCGGTTGAACTCGCCCACCGCCCCGTCCTCGCGGAGCTTCTGTCCCACCATGGCCAGCACGGCGCCGGTACTCGGGTCGATCCCCACGATGGCCATCTGCGCACCGGGCGGCACCTCGGCGTGAAGGCTTGCCTGGTTGGCGGCCACCTGCGCCTGCACGT encodes:
- the trmH gene encoding tRNA (guanosine(18)-2'-O)-methyltransferase TrmH, producing MTLRRRERIHDVLAHRQPDLTVLAEEVHKPHNLSAVIRSCDAVGIGTVHAVRPTGGVATFSATSASADKWVELVVHEDITTAVAGLKALGMRVYAAHLSEGAMDYRAVDYTKPCALLLGNEKEGVSPEAAELADQHVKIPMLGMVQSLNVSVAAAVILFEAQRQRLAAGMYDQPRLSEDEMRELMRRWLPRWADEGESR
- a CDS encoding XRE family transcriptional regulator, which encodes MSRKWGDVRQAAVREGYLDESRVGEHKDRMLAAVRAHKLAEVRTSHGLNQEEMAERLHISQSRVSRIERGQLDQSQISTLRAYVEALGGELEVSARFGDDRITLG
- a CDS encoding PQQ-dependent sugar dehydrogenase, with protein sequence MNLYRSVTFRSRGSASGVGTLALTLLTLLALLLMGLTQGALAQRLVPVADGLKQPVSITNAGDSRLFVVQQGGMVRIVKDGALLKDPFLDISDRTKSGGERGLLGLAFPPDYATSGHFYVYYTGTRGESTLSRFTVTPGNPDRADPTSEEILLTQEQPYSNHNGGQLAFGPDGYLYLGLGDGGSGGDPQGNGQNLGVLLGKLLRLDVSGDKGYKVPPSNPFVATAGARSEIWAYGLRNPWRFSFDRETGDLYIADVGQNAYEEVDFQPADSKGGENYGWNIMEASHCFGASTCDQTGLTLPILEYPHGPQWGTSISGGYLYRGEAVPALVGRYVFADFTSGRVWSAGPEDGWELKPLFETGFNVSTFGEDAAGELYVADYTSGLIYRVGP
- a CDS encoding inorganic diphosphatase yields the protein MSNFYHLSAGEDAPELVDAVIEVPGGSSNKYEYDPEHGVFRLDRVLYSPMHYPGDYGFIPSTHADDGDPLDILVLTNRPTFTGAVLRARPLAFLEMSDEKGRDQKILAVPVDDPRYDGNRHLDSISRHRLREIEHFFRIYKELEGKTTVVEDWHGMDATYALIREAMAAYERLQAEAG
- a CDS encoding P1 family peptidase produces the protein MAGPATNETLTAVAGIRVGHYTDLAARTGCTVVLTPEGGCVGSGVALGPAPGSREYVLLQPDKTVEAIDAVVLTGGSAYGLAAADGVMNWLEERGRGTDAGVARVPIVPAAVLFDLGVGSATVRPDAAAGRAAAEAASAAPVEQGRVGAGTGATVGKLRGYPFATGSGLGSHAAWLGGAVVAAIGISNAMGNVIDPDTGELVAGLPGMLGLAAAEGFAAMPGANTTLVLVATDAPITKAQANALATSAHVGIARVTRPSHTVFDGDSAFVLSTGTGPEVPLAALSVAVQEVVAAALLKGVVAGGASRRSPEGSEAP
- a CDS encoding transglycosylase domain-containing protein gives rise to the protein MKLVQGVFLVLLTGVLSVGGLLTSSALKWSQELPSLEKLDALEFSATSQVYARDGATRIGVIVPVVGEGRESTNRIPVSLSEVSPAALQAIVAYEDDQFFNHYGMDIPALGRAVYEEFLGDSSRGGSTITTQVIKNTLLEDIRSERSLERKVKEIMLALELERRLTKPEILQRYINMVFWGGNVYGIRAAAQTYFGKDPIELNLAEGLYLARLIPAPNARHDDFVTTRRSMREVLDKMVRQGTISSEMAERAWRYPLEPVGWDVTYDGNGNVVTAEPTGAEVVVQSSVSSDLSRAVLIAVRNWLTDRYGESVVFGRGGLRVVTTIDVQAQVAANQASLHAEVPPGAQMAIVGIDPSTGAVLAMVGQKLREDGAVGEFNRATMALRQPGSSFKPIVYATAIEQGAMNQATILVDEPTKFTVRGQPPYEPGNHDHLFDGYQTIRASLNRSRNIPAVKTLEAAGADAVAEKARELGYNVAPYYSMALGTFETTPLQHTAAMAAFANGGVYTEPYFIERVEDADGNVLYQAEPRSARVWSEQTAYIMLDMLHGNVVDRDPAYGLSNRAQVPGRWIAGKTGTTNDEVDIWFVGMTPGLVASVWIGNDDSSSLPSRMTLSNGNTDAVNSSRQPIYAWNDFVTAALRGRPSSPDGFPVPPGIEFHTLDLKSGAVDSGGVRAAFRETDQLSTTGVGTAVKVKLPIDTATGLRAEADTPPERVEIIEVNPEDVAKYLKAPG